In the genome of Chelmon rostratus isolate fCheRos1 chromosome 12, fCheRos1.pri, whole genome shotgun sequence, the window GGAATTCCGGGAGCCTCACATGACGCCATCTCTCCAATTCTATTGGTCAGAGGCACGTGTCTGAGAGGCCCGTAGTACAACGTCATAGCAGCGTCTcgcagccaatcagaaatgaGAACCAAAATCCGTAGTGAAAGTATTTGAGCGGCGTCTTTATCAGACCAGTGTAGTGCAGCTGGAAGCATCAATAATTGTGTTCAGGGAGCCGGAAAATTTAAACAGACTCTAGTTTTTTTAGGCTGCTATTTTTAAACAATACATGTGAGCGTCTGAGTCCAGCCATGATGAGCAGGCTTTCACCAGAAACCGAAGCATGATTTTTCTTTGTCAACATCATAAGAGGCGcgttttcacagcagaaacaaaatcaaCTCTTCTGTCAAAAAAACAGTTGGTTATATTATCGccgttttttgttttctgagtgaAAAATATAGACTGGTGATCAATTAATAAGAAAGTGACCAGAACGCAACACAAAATTGGAAATTCTACTTTGTAGAAGGGCGCAGAGAAAGAGGTGCTGAGGTTCATCAGGCTTCATCATTATGGAAGAAAATGCTCGACGAGACCGAGAGCGCCCAGATGACTCCGACTTGGAGTCCAACGGGGCCATGCTGCCTCTCCTCCAGCCACCTGGAAACCAGCAGTCCCACAGGATCACCAACTTTTACATTGACAACATTTTAAGACCCGACTTTGGACGAAAGAGGAAGGACGGGACTTTGGTCCGGGAGGCAGACAGTCTGGGAGTGATCATACGAAGAGAGGAGCTGCCAGGGAGAAAGTCTTCCAAAACTGGCAACCCTCAGCAGGGTGGAGCAGGAggcaaggaggaggagaagacggGAGCATCCGACGATCGGCGTCCGGACACTGAGGACAGGAGGCCGGACTTGATAGCCAGTGATGTGGCCGTGAAGGGCCGGGGGAGCGGCGGGGAGCGCTGCCGCAGCCCCCAGGCCAGTTCGGCCCCTGCGGCCAAACCGATGCTGTGGCCGGCCTGGGTTTATTGTACCCGCTACTCAGACCGTC includes:
- the LOC121615463 gene encoding homeobox protein engrailed-2b-like; translation: MEENARRDRERPDDSDLESNGAMLPLLQPPGNQQSHRITNFYIDNILRPDFGRKRKDGTLVREADSLGVIIRREELPGRKSSKTGNPQQGGAGGKEEEKTGASDDRRPDTEDRRPDLIASDVAVKGRGSGGERCRSPQASSAPAAKPMLWPAWVYCTRYSDRPSSGPRSRKPKKTTTPSKEDKRPRTAFTAEQLHRLKTEFQGNRYLTEQRRQSLAQELGLNESQIKIWFQNKRAKIKKTSGNKNSLALHLMAQGLYNHSSAKDAKSDSD